From Vitis vinifera cultivar Pinot Noir 40024 chromosome 5, ASM3070453v1, the proteins below share one genomic window:
- the LOC100244323 gene encoding amine oxidase [copper-containing] alpha 2, peroxisomal: protein MASLVQHLGLFLLFFLPLSLVSCHSHHHPLDSLTPSEFRQVQAIVNGSNPGSSHNVTFQYVGLDEPDKPALLSWLSNPNSTTLPPPRRAFVITRLHSQTHEIIVDLSTQSIVSDKVYSGHGYPLLTSEEQTAASELPLTYPPFIASIRKRKLKLSDVVCSTFTVGWFGEEKSRRVLKILCFYTDGTANLYMRPIEGVTIVVDLDEMKITEYHDRLTVPMPEAEGTEYRLSKQKPPFGPRLNGVSSMQPDGPGFKIDGHNIRWANWDFHVSFDARAGLIISLASIYDLQKRTFRRVLYRGYLSELFVPYMDPTEEWYYKTFFDLGEFGFGLCTVPLQPLADCPSNAVFMDGYYAGQDGKPVKISNAFCIFEQQAGRIMWRHTEVEIPGEEIREVRPEVSLVVRMVATVGNYDYILDWEFKPSGSIKLGVGLTGILEVKGVSYTHTSQIKEDVYGTLLAHNTIGVNHDHFLTYHLDLDVDGDANSFVKANLETKRVKDNISPRKSYWTVVSETAKTESDAQIQLGLKPAELIVVNPNKKTKLGNYVGYRLIPGSLSSPLLSDDDYPQIRGAFTKYDVWITPYNKSEKWAGGLYMDQSRGDDTLAVWSQRNREIENKDIVLWYTIGFHHVPCQEDFPVMPTLSGGFELRPTNFFERNPVLKTKPPTYGHWPNCTTKP, encoded by the exons ATGGCTTCTCTAGTACAGCATCTGGGGCTCTTCTTGCTCTTCTTCCTCCCCTTGTCACTAGTCTCTTGTCACAGCCACCACCACCCACTAGACTCTCTAACCCCATCTGAGTTCCGCCAAGTTCAAGCCATTGTCAACGGGTCGAACCCTGGCTCCAGCCACAACGTAACCTTCCAGTATGTTGGGTTGGACGAGCCAGACAAGCCCGCCCTCCTCTCATGGCTCTCGAACCCCAACTCTACAACCCTACCTCCACCTCGCCGAGCCTTTGTTATCACTCGACTCCACAGTCAAACCCACGAAATCATTGTCGACTTATCGACTCAGTCCATCGTCTCCGACAAGGTGTACAGTGGACACGGCTACCCTTTGCTGACTAGCGAGGAACAAACGGCTGCATCTGAGCTGCCTCTAACTTATCCACCATTTATAGCTTCAATCAGGAAGAGAAAGCTCAAGTTATCCGATGTGGTTTGTTCTACCTTTACAGTGGGGTGGTTTGGAGAAGAAAAGAGCAGAAGAGTGTTGAAGATACTGTGTTTTTACACTGATGGGACAGCTAATTTATACATGAGGCCAATAGAAGGGGTAACAATAGTAGTTGACCTCGATGAGATGAAGATAACTGAATACCATGACAGATTAACGGTTCCGATGCCGGAAGCGGAAGGAACGGAGTACCGATTGTCGAAGCAGAAGCCCCCATTTGGTCCTCGTCTAAATGGTGTGTCTAGCATGCAACCAGATGGACCTGGATTCAAGATCGATGGGCACAATATCAG GTGGGCTAATTGGGACTTCCATGTAAGCTTTGATGCACGAGCCGGTCTAATCATATCACTCGCATCAATTTATGATCTTCAAAAACGCACATTTCGTCGAGTGTTATACAGAGGATACTTGTCTGAGCTCTTTGTACCATATATGGATCCAACTGAGGAATGGTACTATAAAACCTTTTTCGATTTAGGTGAATTTGGGTTTGGTCTTTGCACAGTCCCACTTCAACCATTAGCAGATTGCCCATCCAATGCCGTGTTCATGGATGGGTACTATGCTGGCCAAGATGGCAAACCAGTGAAAATATCAAATGCTTTCTGCATATTTGAACAACAAGCAGGAAGAATCATGTGGCGTCACACCGAGGTTGAGATTCCAGGAGAAGAG ATAAGGGAGGTGAGGCCAGAAGTGAGCCTAGTAGTGAGGATGGTTGCAACAGTGGGCAACTATGACTACATACTTGATTGGGAATTCAAGCCTAGTGGCTCCATCAAACTTGGG GTGGGGTTAACTGGTATCCTAGAAGTGAAGGGGGTGTCATACACTCACACAAGTCAAATAAAGGAGGATGTTTATGGCACATTGTTGGCACATAACACTATTGGCGTAAACCATGATCACTTCTTGACATACCATCTTGACCTTGATGTAGATGGTGATGCCAACTCCTTTGTTAAGGCCAATCTGGAAACAAAGCGAGTAAAGGATAATATTTCACCAAGGAAGAGTTACTGGACAGTTGTGAGTGAGACTGCTAAAACTGAATCTGATGCACAAATTCAGCTGGGACTGAAGCCAGCTGAGTTAATAGTGGTGAATCCTAATAAGAAGACCAAACTTGGGAACTATGTTGGTTATCGTCTGATTCCAGGGTCATTATCTAGTCCTCTTCTATCAGATGATGATTATCCGCAAATTCGTGGTGCCTTCACGAAGTATGATGTTTGGATCACTCCATATAACAAGTCTGAAAAATGGGCAGGAGGGTTGTATATGGACCAGAGTCGAGGAGATGACACCTTAGCCGTTTGGAGCCAGAG GAATAGGGAGATTGAAAACAAGGACATTGTGTTATGGTACACAATAGGGTTTCATCATGTTCCTTGCCAAGAAGACTTTCCAGTGATGCCAACACTGAGCGGTGGATTTGAGCTGCGACCCACCAATTTCTTTGAGAGAAATCCTGTGTTGAAAACAAAACCTCCTACGTATGGGCACTGGCCTAATTGCACCACCAAACCCTAG
- the LOC109122557 gene encoding G-type lectin S-receptor-like serine/threonine-protein kinase LECRK3: MAVALISWFLVLFSSFHGCYAQIPPNISLGSSIVAGSNASWRSLSADFAFGFYPLASGLYLVGIWFDKISERTLVWSANRDNPAERGSTVRLTLPGQLELRYVNGSTQLIYAGAAASLGFMGNDGNFVLRDANSVVMWQSFDFPTDTLLPGQVVDELTKLYSNEKGTVDYSTGNFMLEMQKDGNLVLSAYRFSDPGYWYTGTLVTNVSLYFDPKTALMYLVNGSNVNIHALTKNISIPVEDYYHRATIDDHGNFQQYVYPKVNGRNWERVWRAVEEPCFVNSICGVYGFCTSPDNETVSCSCLPGYIPFDPNDLSKGCHPEIVLNYCADPSIRNFTVEVIDDADFPFEGYADLARVRNVDVEGCKKAGVTAVMDDCYTMAASLVDSRCIKKKTPLLNARKSVSTKGIKALIKVPMKINDPGMLPKKKNSNDRVYLTVGFITSGVLAVLSAAFAVYYHPVARRLVKRKHFQNANAIGINFRQFTFQELHEATNGFSKTIGRGSSGKVYSGVLSSKDIHIEIAVKKLEKAIEKGEKEFVTELKIIGRTHHKNLVRLLGFCIEDGHQLLVYELMKNGTLSDFLFGKEEKPIWIQRAEMALGIARGLLYLHEECETQIIHCDIKPQNVLLDANYTAKIADFGLSKLLNKDQTKTITNIRGTMGYMAPEWLRNAAVTAKVDIYSFGVMLLEIICARRHIELSRVEEETEDDDLVIIDWVLSCLISGKLEKLVGHDSEVLDDFKRFERMALVGLWCVHPDPILRPSMKKVTQMLEGTVEVGIPPLLMKG, from the exons ATGGCCGTTGCTTTAATTTCCTGGTTTCTAGTACTGTTTTCAAGCTTCCATGGTTGCTACGCCCAAATTCCTCCAAATATAAGCTTGGGTTCTAGCATTGTTGCTGGGTCCAATGCATCGTGGCGCTCCCTCTCTGCGGATTTTGCATTTGGTTTCTATCCTCTCGCCAGTGGATTGTACCTTGTTGGAATATGGTTCGATAAAATCTCAGAAAGAACACTAGTTTGGTCAGCCAACCGTGATAATCCAGCAGAACGAGGATCCACTGTCCGGCTGACTTTGCCTGGCCAGCTTGAGCTCAGATACGTCAATGGCAGCACTCAACTTATATACGCCGGAGCCGCTGCAAGTTTGGGGTTCATGGGAAATGATGGCAATTTTGTACTGAGAGACGCCAATTCAGTGGTCATGTGGCAGAGCTTCGACTTCCCAACAGACACTCTCTTGCCAGGACAAGTTGTGGACGAACTCACAAAGCTCTATTCCAATGAAAAAGGAACTGTCGATTACTCAACTGGGAATTTCATGTTGGAAATGCAAAAGGATGGGAATTTGGTGCTCTCTGCCTATCGCTTCTCAGATCCTGGGTACTGGTATACCGGAACATTAGTCACGAATGTAAGTCTGTATTTTGATCCGAAGACTGCTCTCATGTACCTTGTCAATGGGTCCAATGTTAATATTCACGCtttgacaaaaaatatttcCATCCCAGTTGAAGATTACTACCACCGAGCAACCATCGATGATCATGGCAATTTCCAACAGTATGTTTACCCGAAAGTGAACGGCAGAAACTGGGAAAGGGTGTGGAGAGCCGTTGAGGAGCCTTGCTTCGTGAATTCAATTTGCGGTGTTTACGGCTTCTGCACTTCCCCTGATAATGAAACAGTTTCCTGTTCTTGCCTGCCAGGTTATATTCCATTCGATCCAAACGATCTGTCAAAAGGGTGTCATCCAGAAATCGTGCTGAATTATTGTGCAGATCCATCCATTAGGAATTTTACAGTGGAGGTGATTGATGACGCTGACTTCCCATTCGAGGGCTATGCGGATTTGGCACGAGTGAGGAACGTGGATGTGGAGGGATGCAAGAAGGCT GGTGTGACAGCTGTCATGGATGATTGTTACACCATGGCTGCTTCCCTGGTGGATTCTAGATGTATCAAGAAGAAGACGCCTTTGTTGAATGCCAGAAAGAGTGTTTCTACCAAAGGAATCAAGGCACTTATCAAGGTGCCCATGAAGATTAATGATCCCGGTATGCTTCCAAAGAAGAAGAATTCCAACGATCGGGTTTATCTGACGGTGGGTTTTATAACCAGCGGAGTACTAGCAGTTCTCTCTGCAGCTTTTGCTGTCTACTACCATCCTGTAGCTCGAAGATTAGTCAAAAGAAAGCACTTCCAGAACGCAAATGCCATAGGCATTAACTTCCGGCAGTTCACATTTCAGGAGCTGCATGAAGCAACCAATGGCTTCAGCAAGACAATCGGACGGGGGTCTTCAGGGAAGGTGTACAGTGGGGTTCTAAGCTCAAAGGACATACATATTGAAATTGCGGTAAAGAAGCTAGAGAAAGCGATTGAGAAAGGAGAGAAGGAATTCGTGACGGAGCTCAAAATAATTGGCCGGACCCATCATAAAAATCTGGTAAGGCTGTTGGGCTTTTGCATTGAAGACGGTCATCAGCTTCTGGTGTATGAGTTAATGAAAAATGGGACACTATCTGACTTTCTGTTCGGAAAGGAAGAGAAGCCAATCTGGATTCAGCGGGCTGAAATGGCTCTTGGGATCGCAAGAGGCCTGCTATACTTGCATGAAGAATGTGAGACCCAGATCATTCATTGCGACATAAAGCCCCAGAATGTGCTGCTAGATGCCAACTACACTGCAAAAATTGCAGATTTTGGGCTTTCCAAGCTTTTAAACAAAGACCAAACCAAAACCATCACCAATATAAGAGGAACAATGGGATACATGGCACCCGAATGGTTGAGGAATGCAGCCGTAACAGCCAAAGTGGATATCTACAGTTTCGGTGTAATGCTGCTGGAGATTATTTGTGCTAGAAGGCATATAGAATTGAGCCGGGTTGAGGAAGAAACTGAAGACGATGACTTAGTTATCATTGATTGGGTTCTCAGTTGTCTGATTTCAGGGAAACTAGAGAAGCTGGTGGGGCATGACTCAGAGGTATTGGATGATTTCAAGAGGTTTGAGAGAATGGCATTAGTTGGGTTATGGTGCGTCCACCCAGACCCAATTCTTAGGCCGTCGATGAAAAAGGTGACACAAATGCTGGAAGGGACAGTTGAAGTTGGGATCCCACCTCTGCTCATGAAAGGCTAA
- the LOC100266656 gene encoding G-type lectin S-receptor-like serine/threonine-protein kinase LECRK4, whose protein sequence is MVAAGVLVCSLVFALSLFVCSAQTTSNKNLGSGITAGTDSSWKSPSGHFAFGFYRLDSGCFLVGIWFDKIQENTLVWSANRDDPARIGSTVNLTLSGQLVLTHSNGTKLLIYNGTLASSASMEDDGNFVLRDSSSKIVWQSFAFPTDTVLPGQVLVMGQKLYSNINGTVDYSTGRFMLELQMDGNVVISSFQFADPGYWFTLTEGDKNISLVFNASTAFMYVMNTTSIRYRMGMEREVPTPITDYYHRAVINDYGNLQQMVYKKGSVGRWKVVWEAVTEPCIVYNICGVYGFCTSPDNKTVTCTCLRGYSPWDPNVPSKGCYPNEMVDFCAPNSLASDLILEEMDNTDFPNGAFGDMAKSAPSDLVSCRKAVMDDCSCMAGVWVESVCYKKRIVVTSRVRWSTLLLDGWTRDSQHTRRTMHIFRGIRMMMVRLITRATRHHELRATCFPRGGVPTRMPLLNARRSNSSNNIVAFLKVPKVNNSLGIYDHNESRAPSRAVLLAGLLSCSILAVLFAASAIYHHPLAQPYIRKHPPPTLKVPVEINLKAFSFQELREGTNGFKNKLGGGAFGTVYGGVLTIEDEEVEIAVKQLDKVIDQQGEKEFMNEVRVIGLTHHKNLVRLLGFCNQHNHRLLVYELMKNGALSSFLFDEGKKPSWDQRAQIVLGISRGLLYLHEECETQIIHCDIKPQNVLLDSNYTAKIADFGLAKLLKKDQTRTSTNVRGTMGYMAPEWLKNAPVTTKVDVYSYGVMLLEIIFCRKHLELHRIEDEETGGDDMILVDWVLCCVRDGKLEAVVSHDTELLCDYKRFERMAMVGLWCVCPNPTLRPSMKMVMQMLEGSIDVGIPPLIETLMF, encoded by the exons ATGGTTGCTGCTGGAGTTCTGGTTTGCTCTCTAGTTTTTGCTCTCTCCCTTTTTGTTTGTTCAGCTCAGACTACTTCCAATAAAAACCTGGGTTCAGGGATCACTGCCGGTACCGATTCTTCATGGAAATCTCCCTCTGGTCATTTTGCTTTTGGGTTCTACCGCCTTGACAGCGGCTGCTTCCTTGTTGGGATTTGGTTCGACAAGATCCAGGAGAATACACTGGTATGGTCCGCCAATCGTGATGATCCAGCTCGAATTGGATCAACCGTCAACCTCACACTCAGTGGCCAGCTTGTGCTGACACACTCAAATGGAACTAAACTTTTAATATACAATGGCACGCTCGCAAGTTCGGCTTCCATGGAAGATGATGGAAATTTTGTGTTGAGAGACTCTTCCTCAAAAATTGTCTGGCAGAGCTTTGCTTTTCCTACTGACACGGTCTTACCAGGCCAAGTTCTGGTTATGGGCCAGAAGCTCTACTCCAATATCAATGGAACGGTAGATTACTCGACGGGAAGGTTCATGTTGGAGCTTCAGATGGATGGAAACGTGGTTATTTCGTCATTTCAGTTTGCAGATCCAGGTTACTGGTTCACCTTAACTGAGGGAGATAAGAATATAAGTCTAGTTTTCAACGCCAGTACTGCTTTTATGTATGTGATGAATACAACTTCTATCCGATACCGTATGGGTATGGAAAGAGAAGTGCCGACTCCAATCACAGATTACTACCACCGAGCAGTGATCAATGACTATGGGAATCTCCAGCAGATGGTTTACAAGAAAGGAAGTGTCGGCCGGTGGAAGGTCGTGTGGGAGGCTGTCACGGAGCCTTGCATTGTGTATAATATTTGTGGGGTGTATGGCTTTTGCACTTCGCCTGATAACAAGACAGTGACATGTACCTGTTTGCGGGGTTATTCACCATGGGATCCAAATGTGCCCTCAAAAGGATGCTACCCCAATGAGATGGTGGATTTTTGTGCCCCAAATTCTTTGGCTTCAGATTTAATCCTTGAAGAGATGGATAATACGGATTTCCCCAATGGAGCATTTGGAGATATGGCGAAAAGCGCACCGTCAGATTTGGTTAGCTGCCGGAAGGCAGTGATGGATGACTGTTCCTGCATGGCTGGTGTTTGGGTGGAATCAGTTTGCTACAAGAAGAGGATTGTTGTCACCTCGCGTGTCcggtggtccacgttgctgctagatggatggacacgcgattctcaacacacaagg cgcaccatgcatatctttaggggaattcggatgatgatggtccggctgataacacgtgccacgcgtcaccatgagctgcgtgccacgtgtttcccaaggggaggggtccctacaaggATGCCTTTGTTGAATGCTAGAAGAAGCAACTCTTCTAATAACATAGTTGCATTTCTTAAAGTTCCCAAGGTGAACAACAGTTTGGGGATTTATGACCACAATGAAAGCCGCGCCCCATCCCGGGCTGTCCTGCTTGCAGGTCTTTTATCCTGCTCCATACTTGCTGTACTGTTTGCGGCGTCCGCCATCTATCATCATCCTCTTGCTCAGCCCTACATACGAAAACACCCTCCTCCAACTTTAAAAGTGCCGGTGGAGATAAATTTGAAAGCCTTTTCATTCCAGGAGTTGCGGGAAGGGACAAATGGGTTCAAAAACAAGCTAGGTGGCGGAGCTTTTGGTACTGTTTATGGGGGGGTTCTTACCATAGAGGATGAAGAGGTTGAAATTGCTGTGAAGCAGCTAGATAAGGTGATTGATCAACAAGGTGAGAAGGAGTTCATGAATGAAGTTCGAGTAATTGGTCTGACCCATCACAAGAATCTGGTTCGGCTGTTGGGTTTCTGCAATCAGCACAATCATCGACTTCTGGTTTATGAGCTGATGAAGAATGGGGCTCTATCTAGTTTCCTATTTGATGAAGGGAAGAAACCCAGTTGGGATCAAAGAGCTCAAATCGTGCTTGGAATCTCAAGGGGTCTGTTATATTTGCATGAAGAATGCGAGACACAGATCATTCATTGCGACATAAAGCCACAGAATGTTCTTCTTGACAGTAACTATACTGCCAAGATAGCAGATTTTGGTCTGGCAAAGCTTCTAAAGAAAGACCAAACACGGACCAGCACCAATGTGAGAGGCACAATGGGATACATGGCACCGGAATGGCTCAAGAATGCACCAGTAACCACAAAAGTTGACGTCTATAGCTATGGGGTTATGTTGCTTGAGATTATATTTTGCAGAAAGCACTTAGAGTTGCACCGAATTGAGGATGAAGAGACTGGAGGGGATGACATGATTTTAGTTGATTGGGTTCTATGTTGCGTTAGAGATGGGAAATTAGAAGCTGTTGTTAGTCATGATACTGAGCTTTTATGTGATTATAAGAGGTTCGAGAGGATGGCCATGGTTGGTTTATGGTGCGTATGTCCTAACCCAACCCTTCGGCCCTCTATGAAGATGGTGATGCAAATGTTAGAAGGAAGTATTGATGTTGGTATTCCTCCCCTGATCGAAACACTCATGTTTTAA